In Plasmodium sp. gorilla clade G2 genome assembly, contig: PADLG01_00_1, whole genome shotgun sequence, the DNA window taaataaataaaaatatatcaaaataacattatagatattatattggcattttatttttttcccccttatttattttataataatattattccaTTACACTttcataaataattataaattttatttatatttttcatatagaATCATATTCTAATATAACaactttaaatatatattagatatataaattttactAATCACGTGAAAATacatttttcaaatataaaaaaagcacaaaaaaaaatatgtatatataatatatatattatttatttatatttttattttttttttctaattttccATTCTccctataatatatatagattagAATGTACATAATTTGATATTGTAATTATCACatgcataaaaaataattagaAAAAGAAGTTATAgagaattatattttatttcaacctataatatttttatgggGAAATGAATGCAAGAagtaatataattttcttcctACTACTAAACATGCATttctattctttttatatgtacCTAATAAATAACAATTTCTTTCATAATGAACACTAAAATTAAGaatctttttaaaataaaagaaattataatatatatataataataaatatatttattattattttatttttttttttttttatccgtTTTTTAGTTCCTGATTTGCTTTctatatacaattatatatattatttctatatattatttagaaatatataattttcttctataaattatgtttacctttattttgaataatctttttattatatatatattatatattattaaaatttgaaaaaatatatattcatttatatattataatatatatataaatatatatatatatatatataatattattcttttattattatttctcgCATCTTTAAAAAACTTAAAAAAGCATAAGAAAATGAaactaaaaaatatgatataataaaaacataatattataaaatatcataACTCTCGTCcgtaatataattttaactttatataaatattttatagaacaccaattacaaatatttatacttttttcattcttatatttctacatttttagaacaatttgtattaataaaatattgaatatatatatatatatgtgtcctttaataaaattaaaaattaaaaaatatattattataatatatataatattatatatgcagTAAATAAACCATTAGATATAACactttatatcatatatctatttttatatagtattataaatataattatgcatataaaaaataaatattatatatataaatacatataatatattcttcttaaaatataataatgatgaagtaaaaaaaaaaaaaaaaaaaaatatagaaccaaatataataatttttatatacttaCAACTAAACCCgttctttatatattcattatatatatatatatatatatatatatatatatatatatatatatttttttttttttttttattttgcttaaaaaaaaaagaaattttaaatatataaaaaatatattttaacgatttataaaaatatatttccatggactttttaaaatttttaaaatagtacaaaaaaaaaaaaaaaaaaaaaaaaaaaaaaaaaaaatttatatatattatatatataaaaatatatatatatatatatataaattgttcatattatatatataatataataatatataaatattatatatatttcagaATCaggattttttttatatatattccgttgtactttttttttttttttttttttttttttcgcgAATCTTGAAAAAGATATTAAGAAaccataataaaaaaaaatatatcgcaataaatattttaaattttgtttattaaaaaaatataataacaaaatatatttttttttagcgATTTAAAAGAAtggtatttaaaaaaaaaaaaataacaaatacaaataaaataaaataaaaaatatatatccttttaaatactaatatttatttatatgtcaaCTAGCTATTTTTGTATTTACGtactataattatattataaaaaaataaaatataaataattattatatataatattataaacatattgtTACCAAAAAACGTatccttttatattatattttatataaagaataataatattttatactataatattataacaatataaatatacatccataaacaaaaaacaacttcatattatataaagatatttgtatatattattcttacataataaaataaataccaacctttttatttataaggtTTTGTAACCATTGTGATTATATggtatatcatatataacaTCATATGCTCTTGCTTTTTCGTAATActattaagaaatataaatattcaaaaaatatatatatatttataattcaaTTTTTgactttatattattaaaaaaatacgtACAAGTATAAGtccttttatataaaatattatttttaaaataaaaaaatcattcaaaaaatatatatattctttttataatatttaaaaaacaaacaaaaaaaaaaaaaaaaataaccaaaagatataaaaatattctttatattaaaaaaatataacatcaaatatttatataaaaaaaaaagaaaaaaaaaatttatatttttatttttttaatttttatttaaaaaaaaaaaaaataaataaataaaatataatttttttttaacataaaaataattattatattattttataaaaaaaaaaatattttttttttttattcttatttacaACTTTTATATCTGTATTTCaacttctttttatttttaatacaatCTATTTAATtaggtaataataaaaaaaaaaaaaaaaaaaaaaaaaaaaaataaataaataaaaaaaaaaaaaaaattatgtatatatatatattttatatatgtataatattataagtaatcataatataatatatatatatatatatatatatatatatatatatatgtatgtatgtagaGAGAATAaccatatattaaaataatttaatatgagaaaatacatatatagaattatatataaaatactaCGCATACTCCatctatataaaaaatacattttacAAAAGatgcatacatatatatataatataatttacattaatatatattatgatttctaaatatataataattaaataaatatattatatatataatattatatgtatacatattactacctttaattttttatttttttatttttttataatgttaATGAAACGttaatttaaaatacatattcTGAGGGAAACCTTTGAATtgaatacattatatataatacataatataataatatattatacatgtttatatatatattttatctttttacttttatttttttatatgtttagtAGATAATAATCTTCCTTAAAATGAGATTTTTTAACGGATCAAGTTTTTCTACCAACAACGGATTTATGGATAGCAAGAATCTTAAGAACTCctcaatattttcttttgatgaagaggaaaaaaaaactgCAAGCAGGAGTTTTTTAAGTTCATTATTATCTAAACGTATGGTTATACCTATGTTGGGTGTTCTCTATGTTGTCTTATTggtaaaattatatgtacaaactgtaaaaaaatatatacataaaaatatatatatataaatatatacacaaatatatacatatatatatatatatatatatatatatattgtgccTCTTATGGTTGTATAGtacaaaaataattttatatttttaattttttcgtttttctttttagaaTGTATGCTTACAGAATGGTAATACATCCTCAAATATACAATTCCATAAGAACGTAGGAAGAAGAATTTTATCAGAAGGACAATCTACAGATGAATATAGTGAATCCAGTTCTGAATATGTTGAAAATCCAGTTATAGGTAGTACTTTTATGTTACCAAATGAAAATCCATTAAATAGCATTGGTAATTTATTTCAAgcagataaatataatgtattagAAGATACTCAAAAACTAATTGaagatttaaataaatttaaatataacagTAACTATAGTACAATCCCACATgctgaaaaatataatcctGTTGATTATAACAAAGCTGATTATGtattagataaatatattgataacTTAGGTTACTGCAAAGGAGATACTATTAAAGCTATGCAAATTATATGGGAAGCTACTATGAACaatgaaagaagaaaatttgCTTCTACTAAACGTAGCATGTACAGATATTATGACGATTTAAGAcgtaaaagaataataaaaaatgataattatgcAAGCAAATTAAATAgatgtaataaaattatagaaaATGCACAAAAACAAATTGAATCTCATTTAAATGATATGTTCAATAAATGGTTTAGACAAAAAAGTTTATTCTTAGATGATTTCAATAGATTAATTACTGCATGCAGAATCGGATGGAAAACTGTATCTAATGCTGTACAACACCAATGTGATACCACAATGCGTAGTAAAGATTTTGTTGatttataaacaaaaaattaaaataaataaaagaaaatcaaaaattattatataagcaatatatatgtatttattataggtatacatattaatagttttttttttttttataacataaaatTTTAGTACTATTTTTTGTTACATTTAGTGGatatcttaatatatatatatatatatatatatatatatatatatatatatttataaaataattccttttatatacacatatttttttttttttattactattaacGATAAAccattataattatgtataaatgagatatatagaacaaaaaaaaaaaaaaaaaaaaagaaaaaagaaaacaccAGTTtacaataattattatttagaattttatgaaataaaaggtataaaattataaataaataaatatatatatatatatatatatatatatatatatatattcattatatacattaagTATCATACCAGTTCTGTATTATTACGTTTTACCTACATTTAATGTCTATTATAAGACACTTAAAAAATTCATCACATATTAATAAACGTTTTTCCTTCaacaattaaaattaatacaaagaaaatattatatatatatatattataccataaaagttttattttataaacacgttaattaatttaattacaaataatgttcgtcacaaaaaaaaaaaaaaaaaaaaaaaaaaaaaatttcttcataaactttaataatatttataattttataataatatgtaagatattttaattaaatatacaaaaaaaaattaaaaacaatagacaataaattataaacaaTAGACAATAcatgataaataataaataatttatatatatattaaaaaaaaaaattttaattaataaaaaatttaatacaaattaataaatgaaaattaaaacaaCTTTATAAGgttataaaattaaacatTATGAATTtaggataataataataaaaatgtaattttatgaatacttaaaatatatatatttatgttcttcacattttttttattttattgtgtaagtcaaaaaaaaatatggattAAAGAATTCCATTTGTTAATTACTGAATTAATTGTATATAATCTAATTAATGTACAAAAAAAAGTTtacaaatacaaataaataaatgtaaaatatatatatatatatatatttatttattatttgttcatcTAAACCACCAAGGATGATTACATAATTCCTTCAGGTTTAATTTCTCACGATTTTCCAAGGATAATAATTgctacaaaaagaaaaatatatatatacatatatgtgtgaagagttaaatttatttatttatctatttatttatttatccatTTATCTATTCATTTGTACATTTTCCTTCTTACGTTTATTATATCCTTTAGATCATCCGGCCAGTGAAATGTGAattcaaaattataaagatCCATTCCACATTTTACAAAATTCCTAAATGTTCTATCATTAAATGAATCTGCAGATTCCCATATATAGCTATTATTCCATatccaaataaaaaatactcCTAACATAAATTTATCAGCATTGGTTACATTATAATAGAAACGTTTTCTTTCTTCTTGATTAGTAATAGATTTTAGATATTCATAAGGgtcattaatttttaaactTTCATGTATTCGAACAATATTCCAACATTCTGGTGGAAGTAAAGGAATCTTCGATATACATGGTTGATAAGATTCATAATAACGTAAACATTTTTTACCTTTTACATGtctattattataagtatatataggAGCAGTATTTGCAAAATCACATAACCTTAACTCATAATCCTTacctattaatatattttctggAGATAAATCTAAATGACTTAATCCAGTTTCATGTAATtttgttaataattttaaactTTCATGtaaaatcttttttttctcttgtGTCCTATTACCTAGAAAACCTAACATTCTTCTTTTctgtacatatttataaatatcttcCCCATATAATTCAgagattataataatatttgccTTTTTATTAAATCGTAATTGATATTTCAACATATGATTTAACtttttcaaattattatatttacctCTAGAAAAACAAGAATctacattattatcattattattatcacatgTCTCATATAATATACCATAAAATTTTGGAGCAATACCtggataatatttatttaaaaatgctAATGAAATAGCTTCCATAACAAAATTCTCTTCacttaataaatattctcctttatgttcatttaatatattaaattgtcGAACCCACACAGATGCAGGTactattttaataaataatttcacACTTGAACTTTTACCATTCTTTGATTTTACTTCAGTTTTAAATACTTTTTGAATCCTACGATTGTTTTGTGAATAACCTATATCCGATATTGTATTTAATTCCCaatctttataatttataccATTAATACTAAAATCTGCTGTactatttatcattttacctaaaatattttttcctaGTTTCCAATTATATACAACCTTTTCATCTTCATTTCTATTATATGAACATGTTAtaaacttttttattttatatttccatgTTGTATTATCACATaactttatattttctaaattaacaatattttcattttcattataagaTCTGttctctttattattataattttctctTAAGGATATACATCTTTCACATTCTTCTTTTTCCACACTTACATTATTctctttatttctttttttcttattaaatttatcatctttatattttgctttagttttttccttattatatttatgatacttatcatataatttccTTTCACCcctatcattattatcactacATACTTCGGATAAATGTCTATGATATCTAACATACCAATctagttttattatttctattctTGGTTCAAATATATTGAAgctctaaaaaaaaaaaataaaataaaataaaataaaataaaaatataattaatacgAGCAGCTTCAACAgcacattaaatatatatatatatatatattttttattttatcattaccATTAAAAAGCAACATATAAACACCAAAACtgataatatacattttttacaCGCAACCCATTTTAAGAATAGTATTATTTCTTCCcttgtttttttcttcattttcttttttcttttattttaataacgGACAAAAACAAACacaaaacaaacaaaaaaaaaaaaaaaataaataaataaatatatatatatatatagtgatAACCCTAATAgggttaaaaaaatatttatgttcaCCTTAATAATTAAGGTTTAATTtgtaattcaaaaaaaaaaaaaaaaaaaaaaaaaaaaaaaaaaaaaacccaaagttatattttttcacaaACGCATCTCTCcatatattcttaaaaaaataatattaagaataaatatataaaagagaataaaaaaaaaaaaaagctattctaagtaaatataatatacaaaaataaatatatgatcatatagattataaatatatatatatatatatatatatatatattatttcatgttgtagaaacaagaaaaaattaaaataactcttaaaaaaaaaaaacggaatttaaaacaaatctaatattctttttaatttacaATTATGAAATCATGATTTAATTAAGAAGGACCaaattttctttctttttttttttccatacaTGCTAtacattcattttttaaaatattatattttccacTTTaggataaataaattttaataatatatacatacagaaaaaaaaaaaaaaagaaaaagaaaatttaataattaatatattataacaaaatatatgatattatttatatgtatattcaaaaaaaaaaaattattaattcttataaaatatattaaaaattaaataaaaatatatatatattttacaaaacagttggatattaatattatgtattaggaataatatatataatatattaaaataataacaatacaaacaaaatttaatatgtaattattctgatatatatatgtatttcttaatatatttttatttatatatatacatatcatattttatataaagacATACACAATTAAAacaaatacatttatataaaatatatataatattatacatatttttatttcataatacaatcattttatgaaataaaataaatatattgaattattttattattattatttttttttttataattataaatataacatatatatgttatatttattccttATTAAAAAggagtattatatatacataatatatatattatccatataaataaaatatatatttattttatatatataaatacgtTCAATATTATGACAAAAATGTACCATacgtatatacatattaatatatatttagaatagaatatatagaaaaaaatatatatattaataactctaaaataattattttattaaattcataaaaaaaaattaatatttaaaaataaataccatatataaatatataatattatttacaatatatataaacgtatgcatttttatttttttttttttatatatatattataataaaatatatcatgtagaacataaaaaaaaaaaaaaaaaaaaaaaaaaatacactttatttgttttatatttattaatataaatatttttatatattacatatattttgtatttgtcataataataagaaatatattttacgtacatataaataatattttattaaaagtattatattagctcaatatataaaaatatatatatatattttttttttaatagaaCAAAGTtctcaaaattttttttctttatttttattcaaaaCATACATagaaacaacaaaaaaataaaatagaataatataaaataaaataatatgatgattttaacaaatataataataaagaaaatatttatatatttatttatatatattaaatattattcatatatatattttttggttcttttttttaaataaatatatatatatatatatatttatatatatatatatataataaaataatgtttatattttaaaacatgcatatatttatttatataaggcTACCtctaatttttaaaaagtatataaaattttttttaatatgtatttttttttttttttttaaatatataatattttctaacgaatattttattattattatataatatatataaatatgatatatttttatatatatttatttatatttatgtaggaccaaatttttattttatgtatgattatatatataatagaatgAACAAGTTATTTTATGAAATGTTCAAAAATTACAaccataataaatatattattatcattatttttttttttatatatgtttccctttttaatttaatattaaaaatatttattattataaaaataaaattaaatttatcaagcattaataaagaatatattatatttatgtatattttatttaaaaaaaaaaaaaaaaaaaaaaaaaaaaaaaaggaaaccattatatatatatacatatatacattccTAGTTGTATACAAAAATGTATActtgacaaaaaaaaaataaaaataaaagatataataaaattgtaaAGACAAAAACGATGAAACGtgttaaaaattatatacttataaaatatatatatttatatatatatatatatatatatatatatatatatatataacatcaCGAATTAGCAAGTACATTATTTGAAATTATaagtaacatatataatgt includes these proteins:
- a CDS encoding serine/threonine protein kinase, FIKK family, putative — translated: MKKKTREEIILFLKWVACKKCILSVLVFICCFLMSFNIFEPRIEIIKLDWYVRYHRHLSEVCSDNNDRGERKLYDKYHKYNKEKTKAKYKDDKFNKKKRNKENNVSVEKEECERCISLRENYNNKENRSYNENENIVNLENIKLCDNTTWKYKIKKFITCSYNRNEDEKVVYNWKLGKNILGKMINSTADFSINGINYKDWELNTISDIGYSQNNRRIQKVFKTEVKSKNGKSSSVKLFIKIVPASVWVRQFNILNEHKGEYLLSEENFVMEAISLAFLNKYYPGIAPKFYGILYETCDNNNDNNVDSCFSRGKYNNLKKLNHMLKYQLRFNKKANIIIISELYGEDIYKYVQKRRMLGFLGNRTQEKKKILHESLKLLTKLHETGLSHLDLSPENILIGKDYELRLCDFANTAPIYTYNNRHVKGKKCLRYYESYQPCISKIPLLPPECWNIVRIHESLKINDPYEYLKSITNQEERKRFYYNVTNADKFMLGVFFIWIWNNSYIWESADSFNDRTFRNFVKCGMDLYNFEFTFHWPDDLKDIINQLLSLENREKLNLKELCNHPWWFR